The Streptomyces sp. NBC_00435 nucleotide sequence GACCCGCCGGTACAGGTCCAGCCACTCCTCCAGCCCCTGGGTCCGCGGGTACCAGGTCATCGCCGCGTAGTCCGCGTCCCGTGCCGCCACGATCCCGCCCGGCCGGCACACGCGGCGCATCTCGCGCAGCGCCTGGACCGGGTCGCCCACGTGCTGCAGCACCTGGTGGGCGTGGACCACGTCGAAGGAGTCGTCCGGGAAGTCCAGTGCGTGGACGTCGGCCGCGGCGAACCGGATGTTGGTCAGGCCCCGTTCCTCCGCGTGCGCGGAGGCCTGCTCGATCACGTCCGGCGCCGCGTCCACCGCCGTGACCCGGCCGTCCGGCCCCACCAGCTCCGCCAGGTCCGCCGTGATGGTGCCCGGACCGCAGCCCACGTCCAGCACGGCCATCCCCGGCCGCAGCTCGCCGATCAGGTACGCGGCGGAGTTCCGGGCGGTGCGCCAGCGGTGCGAGCGCAGCACCGACTCGTGGTGTCCGTGGGTGTAGACGGCGGTCTCGTGCGGGGCGTTCGTGGCGTTCATGGGACCTGGCTCCTTCTTCGTCGAAGTGCTGCCGGAAGTGCTGTCGAGCGTTGGTGCCACCGTAAAGGATCAGTTCGTCATCTGAGATATGCGTTTTGACATGTGGACGCCACCCTTGTGTGACAAGGGGATTGGCGGGGTCGGTGGCAGGGCGGAGCAGGTGCGAGGACAGTGGGATCCGGGGGACGCGGGGGAGGGTACGACCCTGGCCAAGGACGGTGAGACCGATGCCGGACCCGCTGCTCGACCGGCACGCCGAGGCGCTGACGCTCTTCGGTCAGTACGTGCACGCGGTCTCGGACGCCCAGTGGGACGCGCCGACGCCCTGCGGCGAATGGAGCGTGCGCGACCTGGTCAACCACGTCACCGCCGAACAGCTGTGGATACCGCCCCTGGTCACCGACGGGCGCACCGTCGAGGACATCGGCGGCACCTTCAACGGCGACGTCCTCGGCACGGATCCGGGCGCGGCCTGGGACGAGGCCTCGGCCGCCGCGCACACCGCCTTCGAGATCCCCGGGGCGATGGAACGGACCGTCCTGCTCTCGTACGGGCCCGCGCTCGGCTCGGCGTACTGCTCGGAACTGACCGCCGACTGCGTCGTCCACAGCTGGGACCTGGCGCGGGCCATCGGCGCCGACGACCGGCTGCCGGACGGCCTCGTCGAGTTCTCCATCAAGGAGGTCATGCCCTACGCGGACGGCCTGGCCGCGAGCGGCATGTACGCCGCCCCGCTGGAGGTGCCGGCCGGGGCGAACGCTCAGACCAGACTGCTCGGACTGCTGGGGAGGAGTGGCTGAGGCCGCAGCGGCGACAACGGGCGACATGGGGCAAATAACCGTATAAAGGCATGGTCGGTGAGCGCGGGACGGCAGGAAGAGGTGGCGCGCGGTGTCGGGGATCCAGCGCACGACGGCCGAGGGCCGCGGCCCGGTCCGCTACGGTCCGCCCGCGCCCCAGCCGGGCCTGCCCGTCCTGCCCGAGCTCACCACCGTCCTGGCGGCGGCCGCCTGGCGTTCCGCCCCCGAACCCCCGGGTGGGGGAGTGCCCGTACGGGCCGCCGCGGCCCGGCACTGGGCCCGGCGCGGGCTGCCGACCGACCCCGACCAGGTGGCGACCGGACCCGGCGCGCCCGCGCTGCTGCTCGCGCTGCTCGGCGCGTACGGCGGCGACGTCATGCTGCCCAGGCCGTGCCCCGCGTGGTGGACCCCGCAGGTCCGGCTGCTGGGACGGCGGGCCTACCACGTCCCGACCCCGGCCGAGTGCGGTGGCGTACCCGATCCGTACGCCCTGCTGGAGACCGTGCGCCGGGTGCGTGCCGAGGGCGGCGACCCGCGCGTGCTGCTGCTGTCCGTGGCCGACGACCCGACGGCGACCGTCCCGACGCCCGAGCTGCTGCGGGAGGCCTGCGAGGCCGCCGCTTCGGCCGGGCTGTTCGTCGTCAGCGACGAGACCTGGCGCGACACCGTGCACCGGCCGGGCCCCGGTTCCCAGGGGCTCCAGGGTTCCCCTGGCTCCCGCGCCCTCCAGGGCCCCCGCGACACCCGTGGCGCGCACGACACCCTCGTCGTCCTCAGCCCCGCCGAGATGCTGCCGGACGAGACCGCCGTGCTCCTGGACCTCTCCGGGGCCCTGCTGCCCGCCGGTTGGCCCGCCGCCGTCCTCCGCTTCCCCGGCACCCCGCACGGCACGTGGCTGCGGGCCCGGACCCTGGACGTCCTCACCGCCACGGGCGGGTCCGTCGCGGGACCGGTCGCCGGGGCCGCCGCGCACGCCCTCGACGAGCCCCCCGCCGTCGCCGGACGGGCCGCCGCGGCAGCCGCCCTGCACGGTGCGGTGGCCGCCGCCGCGCACCGCGAACTGCTGGCCG carries:
- a CDS encoding methyltransferase domain-containing protein; its protein translation is MNATNAPHETAVYTHGHHESVLRSHRWRTARNSAAYLIGELRPGMAVLDVGCGPGTITADLAELVGPDGRVTAVDAAPDVIEQASAHAEERGLTNIRFAAADVHALDFPDDSFDVVHAHQVLQHVGDPVQALREMRRVCRPGGIVAARDADYAAMTWYPRTQGLEEWLDLYRRVARANGGEPDAGRRLRGWARAAGFTDTTCTATSWCYATAEEAAWWSALWADRTTTSAYAGIATGGGHATEAELAGIADAWRTWGAAPDAWFSVLNGEIVARA
- a CDS encoding TIGR03086 family metal-binding protein, encoding MPDPLLDRHAEALTLFGQYVHAVSDAQWDAPTPCGEWSVRDLVNHVTAEQLWIPPLVTDGRTVEDIGGTFNGDVLGTDPGAAWDEASAAAHTAFEIPGAMERTVLLSYGPALGSAYCSELTADCVVHSWDLARAIGADDRLPDGLVEFSIKEVMPYADGLAASGMYAAPLEVPAGANAQTRLLGLLGRSG
- a CDS encoding aminotransferase class I/II-fold pyridoxal phosphate-dependent enzyme, with amino-acid sequence MQRTTAEGRGPVRYGPPAPQPGLPVLPELTTVLAAAAWRSAPEPPGGGVPVRAAAARHWARRGLPTDPDQVATGPGAPALLLALLGAYGGDVMLPRPCPAWWTPQVRLLGRRAYHVPTPAECGGVPDPYALLETVRRVRAEGGDPRVLLLSVADDPTATVPTPELLREACEAAASAGLFVVSDETWRDTVHRPGPGSQGLQGSPGSRALQGPRDTRGAHDTLVVLSPAEMLPDETAVLLDLSGALLPAGWPAAVLRFPGTPHGTWLRARTLDVLTATGGSVAGPVAGAAAHALDEPPAVAGRAAAAAALHGAVAAAAHRELLAVGALARPPQAGRHLYADLTPLRAGLARQGVGDAMELEDWLGGRLGAPTPGGQRFADEPVALRVRLSTGPLLGATREEQLAALTAGDPLELPHVRASLDRLRSVLAGLSD